Proteins from a single region of Sebastes umbrosus isolate fSebUmb1 chromosome 8, fSebUmb1.pri, whole genome shotgun sequence:
- the igsf9b gene encoding protein turtle homolog A isoform X2 produces MGLERRWLQAVTTAVAICLLSVSQGVASLVHAREGGSAELSCNLTPTSKEATSSNLFPLHVVEWVRLGYNVPILIKFGVYAPRVHPNYKGRVSLTRGASLLVDRLTLEDEGWFECRILLLDSEKDDFRNGTWTFLSITAPPVFIKTPPTFVEVLLGDSLTLSCGAHGNPRPTVVWHKDESRIEKHEKIKVLNGTLSMASVTRNISGVYKCHVSNSEGNLTHFTQLQVKGPPIIIISPEDTTLNMSQDAVLQCQADAYPSNLTYEWVKQGQNVYHIESLKSRVKILVDGTLLIPNLIPEDAGNYTCIPTNGLLTPPSASAHLKVKHPARVVRMSRETYLPAGMEGVIICPVQADPPVLYVNWTKDGNNLNLDRLPGWIVNSEGSVFIATANDNAVGMYTCTPYNSYGTMGQSEPTNVILQDPPLFRVPPRPEYLQEVGRDLIIPCEATGDPAPNITWSKIGTTPRSLYTVMANGSLLLRPLSKDHQGGWECLATNRVATVGAGTVIMVLGTSPHVVSSVFVITEMNQANVSWVPGFDGGYTQKFTVWVKQASRGKHEWASLPVPTSKNYLLVTGLLVGTGYQFSVLPQNKLGSGPFSEIVSVRTLAVPTEAPTVVSTLPTLDPPMLLSANRTDQGVLLQWSPPDAPSSPLTGYVLQARRDQAHWVILSSDISANQSELLVQGLLRDSSYDLRLMSCSNKVLSEPSESVSVSTTGMEIYPLRPGFLEFIPEPLLAGVLGGVCFLFVAIILSLVTACYMSQRRRRRRRKRRQDLPSALQKGSSPAARSPPRSPDSVLKLKLCPPLPFFPNNSSSQTDRSSYDKGSRGEYHDQRKQLLSNSSPPPHYTLFESHLGSQDTSPTALESISRGPDGRFIVQTVPEGSIPSNKKNLRKEVLQSNGGASGSGSNRTSFRDSPKSSILSSERDERKDSPLTVDVPELSRPPSSPGRVRAMARNFSRHGCFYSDDEQSTEALLERASFYSDNSEKKPSDALRRYRMPGHGEDLFPSLGRRTKLLDRDGDRPHHSGYQPMESQLTNNSTMVSQLDSELERDSINKCAQLAKEREEMERELESYTADQRRRGRDERQSNKTKSPQRDTPKSGDEPVWKPQDVTIRQKDRPSGQTTRVSDYRRACYFGNTSSPMDRLPASRIQWDISPVTSVTSLIPVRSPRETTSPRSQQTRTCRETTEDSLVVDSSRSPVTQNTSLPMLSPNVTSESPPVLCLETPERARSLSPPREADRCRKSMTEQGLRAKPENGGVASRSRHSYAYATQPWDSAARGPSVDDERPESSASASYNQPEKYYTATRDPSPSSYSTLPYEHHEVGAKAKEKDTQARNDRQSSGFYSELEREGVRTRSRRSDKCLFSHSPSPVSTLTLVEEVESDQSQFSVPGMSASFKAKPAAPSPQMSPLQTSAILEYLSLPGFIEMSVDEPVEDAAVTDTAGQSSELKQEKSPGVKPDVVPRNWEVHIQETHSSHHSAGAAEASFYAGKKQGHKRSLHVEARDSTHRVRFPDETTPSSSGPEKTSKQLYNEKTQIRVGNKSTDRPESRLGSRSAQTLFSAARGMADIVSKHSQSFGDSSESLSEQSQRASQGSRTNNIASRICQAPVPFLKKSLSMGPCRTLSGMGHPRPFLKKSISLGSQRWEHFESPRTYISERCYWDEFPNPDVRVKSYSLGRSPPSFPRPGPSWREYVPFRRPSMGSLEMPHHAQRPLASPSYLTPSMYPPRQTSMSPMLEPSDPRRQATVFPESSRWSPSYQDTMRSAQHKYVPMPSSIPVPQYQHWPGSRGESMRPMEPSRGPPRSYLPRGISWPSPYYAPFPPREAESYRQPDRMMMRRGGETETREGGRTSYASQSSGRGSAGLFRQSLSITPTLLSSPETTEESERHRAETELPERRAKRRNTSVDESYEWDSADACVDSEVLEAMRFDQSQTGFRKGRGELRYDQAAGLQDQRQKGTSKTDTKKQF; encoded by the exons ATGGGACTGGAGAGACGGTGGCTTCAGGCTGTCACCACTGCTGTAGCCATCTGTCTGCTAA GTGTGTCTCAAGGCGTTGCATCACTGGTTCATGCCAGAGAGGGAGGCTCTGCAGAACTGAGCTGCAATCTCACTCCAACATCCAAAGAAGCCACCTCCTCAAACCTCTTTCCTCTGCATGTGGTGGAGTGGGTGCGCCTCGGTTACAACGTTCCCATCCTCATCAAATTTGGAGTGTATGCTCCTCGGGTTCACCCAAACTACAAGG GCCGCGTGTCTCTGACCCGGGGTGCCTCTCTGCTGGTGGATCGGCTGACCCTGGAGGACGAGGGCTGGTTCGAATGTCGCATCCTGCTTCTGGACAGCGAAAAAGACGACTTTAGAAACGGCACATGGACCTTCCTCTCCATCACAG CTCCACCTGTGTTCATCAAGACACCACCAACTTTCGTGGAGGTTCTGCTCGGAGACTCGCTGACTCTCAGCTGTGGAGCCCATGGCAACCCTCGACCAACTGTTGTCTGGCATAAAGATGAGAGCCGAATTGagaaacatgaaaaaataaaa GTACTCAATGGTACCTTGTCTATGGCCTCCGTCACAAGAAATATTTCAGGAGTGTACAAATGTCACGTGTCCAACTCAGAAGGGAACCTCACCCACTTTACgcagctgcaggtcaaag GGCCtccaatcatcatcatctccccAGAAGACACCACTCTCAACATGTCCCAGGATGCAGTTCTGCAGTGTCAAGCTGACGCCTACCCTTCTAACCTCACCTACGAGTGGGTGAAACAAGGACAGAATGTTTACCACATTGA GTCCCTGAAGTCCAGAGTGAAGATTTTGGTGGATGGAACACTTCTTATCCCTAATCTCATCCCAGAAGATGCTGGCAACTACACCTGTATCCCAACTAATGGGTTACTCACCCCTCCCTCAGCCTCTGCAcacctgaaagtgaaac ACCCTGCACGTGTGGTCCGAATGTCTCGGGAAACGTACTTGCCTGCTGGCATGGAGGGGGTCATTATCTGCCCAGTCCAGGCTGACCCCCCGGTGCTGTATGTCAACTGGACCAAAGATGGGAACAATTTGAATCTTGACAGG CTCCCAGGTTGGATAGTGAACTCCGAGGGCTCCGTTTTTATAGCAACAGCCAATGACAACGCTGTAGGCATGTACACATGTACGCCCTATAACAGTTATGGCACCATGGGACAGTCTGAACCCACCAACGTCATTTTACAG GACCCGCCGTTATTTCGAGTGCCTCCTCGGCCCGAGTATCTCCAGGAGGTGGGCAGAGACTTAATCATCCCCTGTGAAGCCACTGGAGACCCCGCTCCAAACATAACGTGGAGCAAG ATTGGCACTACTCCTCGCTCCCTGTACACTGTGATGGCTAACGGCTCCCTCCTGCTGCGGCCGCTCAGTAAAGATCACCAGGGGGGCTGGGAGTGCTTGGCCACTAATCGTGTAGCAACTGTCGGTGCTGGCACTGTGATCATGGTGCTGG GCACCAGTCCTCATGTTGTGTCCTCCGTATTTGTCATCACGGAGATGAACCAGGCCAACGTGTCCTGGGTGCCTGGTTTTGATGGCGGATACACCCAGAAGTTCACTGTTTG GGTCAAGCAGGCATCAAGAGGGAAACATGAATGGGCGTCTTTGCCTGTGCCGACATCCAAAAACTACCTGTTGGTGACCGGGCTACTTGTCGGCACCGGCTATCAGTTCAGCGTCCTACCTCAGAATAAACTCGGCTCTGGACCTTTCAGTGAAATTGTTTCTGTGCGAACACTAG CTGTGCCAACAGAAGCTCCTACAGTCGTCTCCACTCTCCCAACTTTGGATCCTCCAATGCTCCTGTCAGCCAACCGGACTGACCAAGGTGTTCTCCTCCAATGGTCACCTCCTGATGCTCCATCTTCTCCACTGACGGGCTATGTGCTGCAGGCCCGCAGGGATCAGGCCCACTGGGTCATCCTCAGCAGTGACATCAGTGCCAATCAGAGTGAACTACTTGTACAAGGACTGCTGAGG gACTCCAGTTATGACCTGAGGCTGATGTCTTGTAGCAACAAAGTTCTCAGTGAACCGAGTGAGTCTGTCAGTGTATCCACCACAG GGATGGAGATTTACCCCCTGCGGCCAGGTTTCTTGGAGTTCATCCCTGAGCCCCTGTTGGCTGGTGTGTTAGGAGGGGTGTGCTTCCTGTTCGTAGCCATCATCCTCTCGCTGGTGACAGCATGTTACATGAGTCAGAGGAGACGGCGTCGACGCAGAAAGAGAAGACAAG ATCTCCCATCTGCCCTCCAGAAGGGCTCATCTCCAGC AGCTCGCTCACCTCCTCGCAGCCCAGACAGTGTCCTAAAGCTGAAGCTGTGTCCGCCGCTTCCCTTCTTCCCCAACAACTCCTCCTCACAGACCGATCGGTCATCCTATGATAAAGGCAGCCGTGGGGAATACCACGACCAGCGGAAACAACTCCTGTCCAACTCGTCTCCACCACCACATTACACACTCTTTGAGAGTCACCTGGGCTCTCAGGACACCTCGCCAACTGCTCTGGAGTCTATCTCCAGAGGCCCAGATGGACGCTTCATTGTCCAAACTGTGCCAGAGGGTTCCATTCCctccaataaaaaaaacttgaggAAGGAGGTCCTGCAAAGTAATGGTGGGGCAAGTGGCTCTGGGAGCAACAGGACGTCATTCAGGGACTCTCCAAAGTCAAGCATCTTGAGCTCCGAGAGGGACGAGAGGAAGGATTCTCCTCTCACTGTGGACGTCCCAGAGCTGAGCagacctccttcctctcctggAAGAGTACGGGCCATGGCCAGAAACTTCTCCCGTCACGGCTGCTTTTACTCTGACGACGAACAAAGCACAGAGGCTCTTTTGGAAAGAGCCAGCTTCTACTCTGACAACAGTGAGAAAAAACCCAGCGATGCTCTCAGGAGGTATCGCATGCCGGGCCATGGTGAAGATCTGTTCCCGAGTTTGGGGAGGAGAACAAAGCTGCTGgatagagatggagacagaccaCACCATTCAGGCTACCAGCCTATGGAGAGTCAGCTGACTAATAACAGTACTATGGTCTCACAACTTGACAGTGAGCTGGAGAGGGATAGTATTAACAAGTGTGCCCAATTGGCAAAGGAGAGGGAAGAAATGGAGAGGGAGCTGGAGAGCTATACAGCCGATCAAAGACGGCGTGGGAGAGACGAGCGACAGTCTAATAAGACAAAAAGCCCTCAAAGGGACACACCCAAGTCGGGGGACGAGCCTGTATGGAAGCCACAAGATGTTACCatcagacagaaagacaggccCTCGGGTCAGACGACTCGGGTATCTGACTATCGGAGGGCGTGCTATTTTGGGAACACCAGCAGCCCCATGGACCGGCTCCCTGCGTCTCGCATACAGTGGGACATTAGCCCTGTTACATCAGTCACCAGCCTCATTCCTGTACGGAGCCCCCGGGAGACCACATCGCCCAGGTCACAGCAGACTCGCACATGTAGGGAAACCACAGAGGACTCTCTTGTTGTTGATTCATCACGCTCTCCGGTCACCCAGAACACCTCCCTCCCCATGCTCTCTCCTAACGTCACCTCAGAAAGTCCCCCTGTCCTGTGTCTAGAAACACCGGAGAGAGCCAGGTCATTGAGTCCTCCAAGAGAGGCAGATAGATGCAGGAAGTCCATGACTGAGCAGGGTTTAAGGGCAAAGCCAGAGAACGGAGGTGTTGCTTCAAGGTCCAGACATTCGTATGCTTATGCAACTCAGCCCTGGGATTCAGCTGCCAGAGGTCCTTCAGTTGATGATGAGAGGCCTGAAAGTTCAGCCTCTGCATCATATAATCAGCCTGAAAAATACTACACAGCCACAAGGGATCCCAGTCCATCAAGTTATTCTACCTTACCCTATGAACATCACGAAGTAGGGGCAAAGGCCAAAGAGAAAGACACTCAGGCCAGGAATGACCGACAGAGTTCGGGTTTTTACTCTgagttagagagagagggtgtgcgAACACGCTCCAGGAGAAGTGACAAATGTCTCTTCTCTCATAGTCCGAGCCCTGTTTCAACATTAACACTTGTAGAAGAGGTCGAGAGTGACCAGTCCCAATTTTCTGTCCCCGGCATGTCAGCGTCTTTCAAGGCCAAACCTGCAGCTCCATCGCcccaaatgtccccactgcagaCAAGTGCAATTCTTGAATACCTGAGCCTTCCGGGTTTCATTGAAATGAGCGTGGATGAGCCTGTGGAAGACGCTGCGGTCACAGACACTGCTGGACAAAGTTCAGaattaaaacaagaaaaatccCCCGGGGTTAAGCCTGATGTAGTTCCTAGAAACTGGGAGGTTCATATACAGGAAACACACTCAAGCCACCATTCTGCTGGTGCTGCAGAAGCCAGCTTTTATGCTGGTAAAAAACAAGGCCATAAACGCTCCCTCCATGTGGAAGCTAGAGATTCTACACATAGAGTAAGATTTCCAGACGAGACAACGCCATCGTCATCCGGTCCAGAAAAAACTAGCAAGCAGCTCTATAATGAGAAAACACAAATTCGAGTTGGGAACAAAAGCACAGACAGACCTGAATCCAGACTGGGATCCAGGTCAGCTCAAACCTTGTTCAGTGCAGCTAGAGGAATGGCAGACATAGTGTCGAAACACTCACAGAGTTTTGGAGACAGTAGTGAGTCTTTATCAGAGCAATCCCAAAGAGCTTCTCAGGGCAGCAGGACTAATAACATTGCATCACGAATATGTCAAGCCCCTGTGCCATTTCTAAAGAAGTCCTTAAGCATGGGCCCTTGTAGGACGCTCTCAGGTATGGGACACCCTCGTCCTTTCCTAAAGAAATCCATCAGTTTAGGCTCACAGAGGTGGGAGCACTTCGAGAGCCCGAGGACGTATATTTCTGAGAGGTGTTACTGGGACGAGTTCCCAAACCCAGATGTCAGGGTGAAGTCGTACAGTTTGGGTCGCAGCCCGCCTTCCTTTCCCAGACCAGGCCCCTCCTGGAGGGAGTATGTCCCATTCAGACGCCCTAGCATGGGCAGCTTAGAGATGCCTCACCACGCACAGAGACCTTTAGCTAGTCCTTCCTACCTCACTCCTTCCATGTACCCACCCAGACAAACCTCAATGTCCCCGATGCTGGAACCCTCCGATCCACGACGGCAAGCCACTGTTTTCCCAGAGTCCTCCAGGTGGTCTCCCTCATATCAAGATACCATGAGGTCTGCCCAGCATAAATATGTCCCCATGCCCTCTTCCATCCCTGTCCCCCAGTACCAACACTGGCCAGGATCCAGAGGGGAAAGCATGAGACCCATGGAGCCCAGCAGAGGCCCTCCGAGGTCCTACCTGCCCAGGGGCATCAGCTGGCCCTCACCTTACTACGCCCCC
- the tmem230b gene encoding transmembrane protein 230b, whose translation MPARNLVSNGINNSKVKYSRLASDDDGYIDLQFKRSPPKVPYKAIALATVLFLIGSLLIIIGSLLLAGYFGVTHSDRTVPVLIIGILVFLPGIYHLRIAYYASRGYRGYSYDDIPDFDD comes from the exons ATGCCAGCTCGGAACCTCGTGTCCAACGGGATCAATAACAGCAAGGTTAAGTACTCCAGGTTGGCCTCTGATGATGACGGCTACATTGATTTACAG tTCAAAAGGAGCCCACCCAAAGTCCCATACAAAGCCATAGCACTAGCCACAGTACTCTTCTTAATCGGCTCTCTGCTAATCATCATTGGCTCCCTTCTCCTGGCTGGATACTTTGGAGTCACT cacTCAGACCGAACCGTGCCTGTCCTTATCATTGGGATCCTCGTCTTCCTGCCTGGAATTTACCACCTACGAATAGCTTACTATGCATCAAGAGGCTACCGAGGCTACTCCTATGACGACATCCCGGACTTTGATGACTAA